From Ananas comosus cultivar F153 linkage group 8, ASM154086v1, whole genome shotgun sequence, one genomic window encodes:
- the LOC109713918 gene encoding uncharacterized protein LOC109713918 isoform X4 — translation MILFYSRGSHVGLQRVKGIFYVNTINGLPCSSELCLDSMNMLEVQRENCKNPAARYSVENIWTNPSASLNHLTNKFARIQGGSFVPASGDDIMEVEQLLAEPQIQKDLIDDISKMSSEGFENCLVVGEFACYAGYSDQKTDLGILDLDTEQAGNAGSKYEFVDSILHEVDGGNLNMPYNIPCVCPNYILDTGLAESSQMDFSSDSGTHPRNLNSECKTEGLERNMSNIDTSDCSHAIIPFPAAKCDQDTTFLENMSIDELHDAFRGMFGRDTHVKDKHWLKRRILFGLENLAEIDHVSSSLLEFDPCSNEQQDELIWMPRSSLPEGLCIPFTKISDSSPLVDGIPENDEYAGQVAHAKHLTEVMKIESGFSSTGEKESAQIPAKRLRKPTRRYIEETYELKTRCCSGKLKAAISSSRGVLIPVPDGVHVRRGRPRKSNNVMGDINIGNKQQTQLSMASIAPRAVSTSQLSDSESQNDVSDDCGSNTRRDKGGARRKHHRQWTLSEVIKLVDGVSQYGVGRWTEIKRLLFSASTYRTSVDLKDKWRNLLRASGAQLHYRKKSLKSAQG, via the exons ACTCGATGAATATGTTAGAAGTTCAGCGTGAGAATTGCAAAAATCCAGCTGCAAGGTATTCTGTGGAAAACATTTGGACAAATCCAAGTGCAAGCTTGAACCACTTGACGAATAAGTTTGCAAGG ATTCAAGGAGGATCATTTGTACCAGCTTCTGGAGATGATATTATGGAGGTTGAACAGTTACTTGCAGAGCCCCAAATTCAGAAAGATCTAATTGATGACATTTCGAAGATGAGTTCTGAGGGTTTTGAAAATTGTTTGGTTGTTGGCGAGTTTGCATGCTATGCTGGATACTCAGACCAGAAAACAGATTTGG gcaTTCTAGATCTTGACACCGAGCAAGCAGGAAATGCGGGTTCGAAGTATGAA TTTGTTGACAGCATACTGCATGAAGTTGATGGAGGAAATCTTAACATGCCATACAATATTCCATGTGTCTGTCCTAATTATATTTTAG ATACAGGCCTTGCTGAGAGTTCTCAAATGGATTTTAGTTCAGACAGTGGCACCCACCCAAGAAACTTGAATTCGGAATGTAAAACCGAAGGCTTAGAGAGGAATATGAGTAATATTGACACGTCAGATTGTTCACATGCTATTATTCCCTTTCCTGCGGCTAAATGTGATCAAGATACAACATTCCTCGAGAATATGAGCATTGATGAGCTTCACGATGCCTTTCGCGGTATGTTTGGGCGGGATACACATGTAAAGGACAAGCACTGGCTTAAACGTCGTATACTGTTTGGCTTGGAGAACCTTGCTGAAATTGACCATGTTTCTTCGAGCCTCTTGGAATTCGACCCATGTTCAAATGAGCAACAAGATGAATTAATCTGGATGCCCAGAAGCAGTCTACCTGAAGGACTATGTATTCCTTTTACAAAAATATCTGACAGTAGCCCATTAGTTGATGGAATTCCAGAGAACGATGAATATGCTGGCCAAGTAGCTCATGCGAAACATCTTACCGAGGTCATGAAAATTGAATCTGGGTTCTCAAGCACTGGAGAAAAGGAAAGTGCACAAATACCTGCAAAGAGATTGCGCAAACCTACTCGGAGATATATCGAGGAAACATATGAACTGAAAACGAGATGCTGCAGTGGAAAGTTAAAGGCTGCCATAAGTTCTTCCAGAG GTGTTCTGATTCCTGTACCAGATGGTGTACATGTTCGAAGAGGCCGTCCTAGAAAAAGCAACAATGTGATG GGGGATATAAACATAGGCAACAAGCAACAGACGCAACTGTCAATGGCATCAATAGCACCCAGAGCAGTTAGTACTTCACAGCTATCTGATTCTGAATCACAAAATGATGTATCTGATGATTGTGGTTCAAATACAAGACGTGATAAAGGCGGAGCCAGAAGGAAACATCACAGGCAATGGACCCTTTCAGAAGTGATAAAACTTGTAGATGGTGTTTCTCAATATGGAGTTGGGAGATGGACTGAGATTAAAAGACTATTGTTTTCGGCATCAACTTATCGCACATCGGTGGATCTTAAG GATAAATGGAGAAATCTCTTGAGAGCTAGTGGTGCTCAGTTGCATTACAGGAAGAAG tccCTGAAAAGCGCTCAAGGATAA
- the LOC109713918 gene encoding uncharacterized protein LOC109713918 isoform X5: MILFYSRGSHVGLQRVKGIFYVNTINGLPCSSELCLDSMNMLEVQRENCKNPAARYSVENIWTNPSASLNHLTNKFARIQGGSFVPASGDDIMEVEQLLAEPQIQKDLIDDISKMSSEGFENCLVVGEFACYAGYSDQKTDLGILDLDTEQAGNAGSKYEFVDSILHEVDGGNLNMPYNIPCVCPNYILDTGLAESSQMDFSSDSGTHPRNLNSECKTEGLERNMSNIDTSDCSHAIIPFPAAKCDQDTTFLENMSIDELHDAFRGMFGRDTHVKDKHWLKRRILFGLENLAEIDHVSSSLLEFDPCSNEQQDELIWMPRSSLPEGLCIPFTKISDSSPLVDGIPENDEYAGQVAHAKHLTEVMKIESGFSSTGEKESAQIPAKRLRKPTRRYIEETYELKTRCCSGKLKAAISSSRGVLIPVPDGVHVRRGRPRKSNNVMGDINIGNKQQTQLSMASIAPRAVSTSQLSDSESQNDVSDDCGSNTRRDKGGARRKHHRQWTLSEVIKLVDGVSQYGVGRWTEIKRLLFSASTYRTSVDLKDKWRNLLRASGAQLHYRKKIHRDAI; this comes from the exons ACTCGATGAATATGTTAGAAGTTCAGCGTGAGAATTGCAAAAATCCAGCTGCAAGGTATTCTGTGGAAAACATTTGGACAAATCCAAGTGCAAGCTTGAACCACTTGACGAATAAGTTTGCAAGG ATTCAAGGAGGATCATTTGTACCAGCTTCTGGAGATGATATTATGGAGGTTGAACAGTTACTTGCAGAGCCCCAAATTCAGAAAGATCTAATTGATGACATTTCGAAGATGAGTTCTGAGGGTTTTGAAAATTGTTTGGTTGTTGGCGAGTTTGCATGCTATGCTGGATACTCAGACCAGAAAACAGATTTGG gcaTTCTAGATCTTGACACCGAGCAAGCAGGAAATGCGGGTTCGAAGTATGAA TTTGTTGACAGCATACTGCATGAAGTTGATGGAGGAAATCTTAACATGCCATACAATATTCCATGTGTCTGTCCTAATTATATTTTAG ATACAGGCCTTGCTGAGAGTTCTCAAATGGATTTTAGTTCAGACAGTGGCACCCACCCAAGAAACTTGAATTCGGAATGTAAAACCGAAGGCTTAGAGAGGAATATGAGTAATATTGACACGTCAGATTGTTCACATGCTATTATTCCCTTTCCTGCGGCTAAATGTGATCAAGATACAACATTCCTCGAGAATATGAGCATTGATGAGCTTCACGATGCCTTTCGCGGTATGTTTGGGCGGGATACACATGTAAAGGACAAGCACTGGCTTAAACGTCGTATACTGTTTGGCTTGGAGAACCTTGCTGAAATTGACCATGTTTCTTCGAGCCTCTTGGAATTCGACCCATGTTCAAATGAGCAACAAGATGAATTAATCTGGATGCCCAGAAGCAGTCTACCTGAAGGACTATGTATTCCTTTTACAAAAATATCTGACAGTAGCCCATTAGTTGATGGAATTCCAGAGAACGATGAATATGCTGGCCAAGTAGCTCATGCGAAACATCTTACCGAGGTCATGAAAATTGAATCTGGGTTCTCAAGCACTGGAGAAAAGGAAAGTGCACAAATACCTGCAAAGAGATTGCGCAAACCTACTCGGAGATATATCGAGGAAACATATGAACTGAAAACGAGATGCTGCAGTGGAAAGTTAAAGGCTGCCATAAGTTCTTCCAGAG GTGTTCTGATTCCTGTACCAGATGGTGTACATGTTCGAAGAGGCCGTCCTAGAAAAAGCAACAATGTGATG GGGGATATAAACATAGGCAACAAGCAACAGACGCAACTGTCAATGGCATCAATAGCACCCAGAGCAGTTAGTACTTCACAGCTATCTGATTCTGAATCACAAAATGATGTATCTGATGATTGTGGTTCAAATACAAGACGTGATAAAGGCGGAGCCAGAAGGAAACATCACAGGCAATGGACCCTTTCAGAAGTGATAAAACTTGTAGATGGTGTTTCTCAATATGGAGTTGGGAGATGGACTGAGATTAAAAGACTATTGTTTTCGGCATCAACTTATCGCACATCGGTGGATCTTAAG GATAAATGGAGAAATCTCTTGAGAGCTAGTGGTGCTCAGTTGCATTACAGGAAGAAG ATACATAGGGATGCAATTTGA
- the LOC109713918 gene encoding uncharacterized protein LOC109713918 isoform X3, producing the protein MILFYSRGSHVGLQRVKGIFYVNTINGLPCSSELCLDSMNMLEVQRENCKNPAARYSVENIWTNPSASLNHLTNKFARIQGGSFVPASGDDIMEVEQLLAEPQIQKDLIDDISKMSSEGFENCLVVGEFACYAGYSDQKTDLGILDLDTEQAGNAGSKYEFVDSILHEVDGGNLNMPYNIPCVCPNYILDTGLAESSQMDFSSDSGTHPRNLNSECKTEGLERNMSNIDTSDCSHAIIPFPAAKCDQDTTFLENMSIDELHDAFRGMFGRDTHVKDKHWLKRRILFGLENLAEIDHVSSSLLEFDPCSNEQQDELIWMPRSSLPEGLCIPFTKISDSSPLVDGIPENDEYAGQVAHAKHLTEVMKIESGFSSTGEKESAQIPAKRLRKPTRRYIEETYELKTRCCSGKLKAAISSSRGVLIPVPDGVHVRRGRPRKSNNVMGDINIGNKQQTQLSMASIAPRAVSTSQLSDSESQNDVSDDCGSNTRRDKGGARRKHHRQWTLSEVIKLVDGVSQYGVGRWTEIKRLLFSASTYRTSVDLKDKWRNLLRASGAQLHYRKKDHCLHLNSILLDGNVPII; encoded by the exons ACTCGATGAATATGTTAGAAGTTCAGCGTGAGAATTGCAAAAATCCAGCTGCAAGGTATTCTGTGGAAAACATTTGGACAAATCCAAGTGCAAGCTTGAACCACTTGACGAATAAGTTTGCAAGG ATTCAAGGAGGATCATTTGTACCAGCTTCTGGAGATGATATTATGGAGGTTGAACAGTTACTTGCAGAGCCCCAAATTCAGAAAGATCTAATTGATGACATTTCGAAGATGAGTTCTGAGGGTTTTGAAAATTGTTTGGTTGTTGGCGAGTTTGCATGCTATGCTGGATACTCAGACCAGAAAACAGATTTGG gcaTTCTAGATCTTGACACCGAGCAAGCAGGAAATGCGGGTTCGAAGTATGAA TTTGTTGACAGCATACTGCATGAAGTTGATGGAGGAAATCTTAACATGCCATACAATATTCCATGTGTCTGTCCTAATTATATTTTAG ATACAGGCCTTGCTGAGAGTTCTCAAATGGATTTTAGTTCAGACAGTGGCACCCACCCAAGAAACTTGAATTCGGAATGTAAAACCGAAGGCTTAGAGAGGAATATGAGTAATATTGACACGTCAGATTGTTCACATGCTATTATTCCCTTTCCTGCGGCTAAATGTGATCAAGATACAACATTCCTCGAGAATATGAGCATTGATGAGCTTCACGATGCCTTTCGCGGTATGTTTGGGCGGGATACACATGTAAAGGACAAGCACTGGCTTAAACGTCGTATACTGTTTGGCTTGGAGAACCTTGCTGAAATTGACCATGTTTCTTCGAGCCTCTTGGAATTCGACCCATGTTCAAATGAGCAACAAGATGAATTAATCTGGATGCCCAGAAGCAGTCTACCTGAAGGACTATGTATTCCTTTTACAAAAATATCTGACAGTAGCCCATTAGTTGATGGAATTCCAGAGAACGATGAATATGCTGGCCAAGTAGCTCATGCGAAACATCTTACCGAGGTCATGAAAATTGAATCTGGGTTCTCAAGCACTGGAGAAAAGGAAAGTGCACAAATACCTGCAAAGAGATTGCGCAAACCTACTCGGAGATATATCGAGGAAACATATGAACTGAAAACGAGATGCTGCAGTGGAAAGTTAAAGGCTGCCATAAGTTCTTCCAGAG GTGTTCTGATTCCTGTACCAGATGGTGTACATGTTCGAAGAGGCCGTCCTAGAAAAAGCAACAATGTGATG GGGGATATAAACATAGGCAACAAGCAACAGACGCAACTGTCAATGGCATCAATAGCACCCAGAGCAGTTAGTACTTCACAGCTATCTGATTCTGAATCACAAAATGATGTATCTGATGATTGTGGTTCAAATACAAGACGTGATAAAGGCGGAGCCAGAAGGAAACATCACAGGCAATGGACCCTTTCAGAAGTGATAAAACTTGTAGATGGTGTTTCTCAATATGGAGTTGGGAGATGGACTGAGATTAAAAGACTATTGTTTTCGGCATCAACTTATCGCACATCGGTGGATCTTAAG GATAAATGGAGAAATCTCTTGAGAGCTAGTGGTGCTCAGTTGCATTACAGGAAGAAG GACCATTGCCTACACTTAAACAGCATCCTACTGGACGGGAATGTTCCTATTATTTGA
- the LOC109713918 gene encoding uncharacterized protein LOC109713918 isoform X6 yields the protein MILFYSRGSHVGLQRVKGIFYVNTINGLPCSSELCLDSMNMLEVQRENCKNPAARYSVENIWTNPSASLNHLTNKFARIQGGSFVPASGDDIMEVEQLLAEPQIQKDLIDDISKMSSEGFENCLVVGEFACYAGYSDQKTDLGILDLDTEQAGNAGSKYEFVDSILHEVDGGNLNMPYNIPCVCPNYILDTGLAESSQMDFSSDSGTHPRNLNSECKTEGLERNMSNIDTSDCSHAIIPFPAAKCDQDTTFLENMSIDELHDAFRGMFGRDTHVKDKHWLKRRILFGLENLAEIDHVSSSLLEFDPCSNEQQDELIWMPRSSLPEGLCIPFTKISDSSPLVDGIPENDEYAGQVAHAKHLTEVMKIESGFSSTGEKESAQIPAKRLRKPTRRYIEETYELKTRCCSGKLKAAISSSRGVLIPVPDGVHVRRGRPRKSNNVMGDINIGNKQQTQLSMASIAPRAVSTSQLSDSESQNDVSDDCGSNTRRDKGGARRKHHRQWTLSEVIKLVDGVSQYGVGRWTEIKRLLFSASTYRTSVDLKDKWRNLLRASGAQLHYRKKLF from the exons ACTCGATGAATATGTTAGAAGTTCAGCGTGAGAATTGCAAAAATCCAGCTGCAAGGTATTCTGTGGAAAACATTTGGACAAATCCAAGTGCAAGCTTGAACCACTTGACGAATAAGTTTGCAAGG ATTCAAGGAGGATCATTTGTACCAGCTTCTGGAGATGATATTATGGAGGTTGAACAGTTACTTGCAGAGCCCCAAATTCAGAAAGATCTAATTGATGACATTTCGAAGATGAGTTCTGAGGGTTTTGAAAATTGTTTGGTTGTTGGCGAGTTTGCATGCTATGCTGGATACTCAGACCAGAAAACAGATTTGG gcaTTCTAGATCTTGACACCGAGCAAGCAGGAAATGCGGGTTCGAAGTATGAA TTTGTTGACAGCATACTGCATGAAGTTGATGGAGGAAATCTTAACATGCCATACAATATTCCATGTGTCTGTCCTAATTATATTTTAG ATACAGGCCTTGCTGAGAGTTCTCAAATGGATTTTAGTTCAGACAGTGGCACCCACCCAAGAAACTTGAATTCGGAATGTAAAACCGAAGGCTTAGAGAGGAATATGAGTAATATTGACACGTCAGATTGTTCACATGCTATTATTCCCTTTCCTGCGGCTAAATGTGATCAAGATACAACATTCCTCGAGAATATGAGCATTGATGAGCTTCACGATGCCTTTCGCGGTATGTTTGGGCGGGATACACATGTAAAGGACAAGCACTGGCTTAAACGTCGTATACTGTTTGGCTTGGAGAACCTTGCTGAAATTGACCATGTTTCTTCGAGCCTCTTGGAATTCGACCCATGTTCAAATGAGCAACAAGATGAATTAATCTGGATGCCCAGAAGCAGTCTACCTGAAGGACTATGTATTCCTTTTACAAAAATATCTGACAGTAGCCCATTAGTTGATGGAATTCCAGAGAACGATGAATATGCTGGCCAAGTAGCTCATGCGAAACATCTTACCGAGGTCATGAAAATTGAATCTGGGTTCTCAAGCACTGGAGAAAAGGAAAGTGCACAAATACCTGCAAAGAGATTGCGCAAACCTACTCGGAGATATATCGAGGAAACATATGAACTGAAAACGAGATGCTGCAGTGGAAAGTTAAAGGCTGCCATAAGTTCTTCCAGAG GTGTTCTGATTCCTGTACCAGATGGTGTACATGTTCGAAGAGGCCGTCCTAGAAAAAGCAACAATGTGATG GGGGATATAAACATAGGCAACAAGCAACAGACGCAACTGTCAATGGCATCAATAGCACCCAGAGCAGTTAGTACTTCACAGCTATCTGATTCTGAATCACAAAATGATGTATCTGATGATTGTGGTTCAAATACAAGACGTGATAAAGGCGGAGCCAGAAGGAAACATCACAGGCAATGGACCCTTTCAGAAGTGATAAAACTTGTAGATGGTGTTTCTCAATATGGAGTTGGGAGATGGACTGAGATTAAAAGACTATTGTTTTCGGCATCAACTTATCGCACATCGGTGGATCTTAAG GATAAATGGAGAAATCTCTTGAGAGCTAGTGGTGCTCAGTTGCATTACAGGAAGAAG CTTTTTTAG
- the LOC109713918 gene encoding uncharacterized protein LOC109713918 isoform X7, with amino-acid sequence MILFYSRGSHVGLQRVKGIFYVNTINGLPCSSELCLDSMNMLEVQRENCKNPAARYSVENIWTNPSASLNHLTNKFARIQGGSFVPASGDDIMEVEQLLAEPQIQKDLIDDISKMSSEGFENCLVVGEFACYAGYSDQKTDLGILDLDTEQAGNAGSKYEFVDSILHEVDGGNLNMPYNIPCVCPNYILDTGLAESSQMDFSSDSGTHPRNLNSECKTEGLERNMSNIDTSDCSHAIIPFPAAKCDQDTTFLENMSIDELHDAFRGMFGRDTHVKDKHWLKRRILFGLENLAEIDHVSSSLLEFDPCSNEQQDELIWMPRSSLPEGLCIPFTKISDSSPLVDGIPENDEYAGQVAHAKHLTEVMKIESGFSSTGEKESAQIPAKRLRKPTRRYIEETYELKTRCCSGKLKAAISSSRGVLIPVPDGVHVRRGRPRKSNNVMGDINIGNKQQTQLSMASIAPRAVSTSQLSDSESQNDVSDDCGSNTRRDKGGARRKHHRQWTLSEVIKLVDGVSQYGVGRWTEIKRLLFSASTYRTSVDLKDKWRNLLRASGAQLHYRKKD; translated from the exons ACTCGATGAATATGTTAGAAGTTCAGCGTGAGAATTGCAAAAATCCAGCTGCAAGGTATTCTGTGGAAAACATTTGGACAAATCCAAGTGCAAGCTTGAACCACTTGACGAATAAGTTTGCAAGG ATTCAAGGAGGATCATTTGTACCAGCTTCTGGAGATGATATTATGGAGGTTGAACAGTTACTTGCAGAGCCCCAAATTCAGAAAGATCTAATTGATGACATTTCGAAGATGAGTTCTGAGGGTTTTGAAAATTGTTTGGTTGTTGGCGAGTTTGCATGCTATGCTGGATACTCAGACCAGAAAACAGATTTGG gcaTTCTAGATCTTGACACCGAGCAAGCAGGAAATGCGGGTTCGAAGTATGAA TTTGTTGACAGCATACTGCATGAAGTTGATGGAGGAAATCTTAACATGCCATACAATATTCCATGTGTCTGTCCTAATTATATTTTAG ATACAGGCCTTGCTGAGAGTTCTCAAATGGATTTTAGTTCAGACAGTGGCACCCACCCAAGAAACTTGAATTCGGAATGTAAAACCGAAGGCTTAGAGAGGAATATGAGTAATATTGACACGTCAGATTGTTCACATGCTATTATTCCCTTTCCTGCGGCTAAATGTGATCAAGATACAACATTCCTCGAGAATATGAGCATTGATGAGCTTCACGATGCCTTTCGCGGTATGTTTGGGCGGGATACACATGTAAAGGACAAGCACTGGCTTAAACGTCGTATACTGTTTGGCTTGGAGAACCTTGCTGAAATTGACCATGTTTCTTCGAGCCTCTTGGAATTCGACCCATGTTCAAATGAGCAACAAGATGAATTAATCTGGATGCCCAGAAGCAGTCTACCTGAAGGACTATGTATTCCTTTTACAAAAATATCTGACAGTAGCCCATTAGTTGATGGAATTCCAGAGAACGATGAATATGCTGGCCAAGTAGCTCATGCGAAACATCTTACCGAGGTCATGAAAATTGAATCTGGGTTCTCAAGCACTGGAGAAAAGGAAAGTGCACAAATACCTGCAAAGAGATTGCGCAAACCTACTCGGAGATATATCGAGGAAACATATGAACTGAAAACGAGATGCTGCAGTGGAAAGTTAAAGGCTGCCATAAGTTCTTCCAGAG GTGTTCTGATTCCTGTACCAGATGGTGTACATGTTCGAAGAGGCCGTCCTAGAAAAAGCAACAATGTGATG GGGGATATAAACATAGGCAACAAGCAACAGACGCAACTGTCAATGGCATCAATAGCACCCAGAGCAGTTAGTACTTCACAGCTATCTGATTCTGAATCACAAAATGATGTATCTGATGATTGTGGTTCAAATACAAGACGTGATAAAGGCGGAGCCAGAAGGAAACATCACAGGCAATGGACCCTTTCAGAAGTGATAAAACTTGTAGATGGTGTTTCTCAATATGGAGTTGGGAGATGGACTGAGATTAAAAGACTATTGTTTTCGGCATCAACTTATCGCACATCGGTGGATCTTAAG GATAAATGGAGAAATCTCTTGAGAGCTAGTGGTGCTCAGTTGCATTACAGGAAGAAG GACTGA